One uncultured Campylobacter sp. genomic window, GATTCTAGAAAAGATGGGTCGTATCGGCGGAAACTCAGTCATCAACGGCGGCGGTATGAGCGTGCCGATGAATCCCGTGCAGGAAAAAACGGGCGTTAAAGACAGCAAAGAGCTATTTATGAACGACTGCCTAAAGGCGGGCCTTGGCATCAACCACCCTGAGCTTTTAAGCACCCTAGCCGATCGCGGCTTGGACGCGTTTAAATTCCTCGTCGATAGCGGCGTGCAATTTAAGATGGATCACTGCGCCCACTTCGGCGGACACAGCGTCGCGCGCTCGATGCTAACGACGAATGATAGCGGCTCTGGCTACATCCAGCCGATGCTTGAAAAATTTGAAGCGCTAAAAGATAAGGGCTGCGAGCTTCGCCGCCGCGCAAAATTTGACGATTTCGTAATGGACGGAGATCGCGTGGCGGGCGTCGTAATCCGCGAGGAGTATAAATTTGATCCGAATCTTTACAGCGACGATCTTGAAAACACGAGCGGCACAAAAAAGACGCTCAAAGCCAAAAAAGGCGTAGTACTCGCAGCGGGCGGATTTTGCCGCGATAAAATTTTCCGCAAGCTTCAAGACCCGCGTATTCCAGATGATGTCGATAGCACAAATCACGCGGGAGCTACCGCGGGCGTGCTACTAAAAGCCTTTGAAATCGGCGCATATCCGGTGCAGGTCGATTGGATCCAGTTCGGTCCGTGGGCGAGCCCCGATGAGAAGGGCTTCGGCACCGCTCCGATTCTAACTCAGCAAGGCACCTTTAAATACGGTATCGCCGTGGATGTACGCAACGGCAAACGCTTTATGAACGAGCTTGCAGACCGCAAGACCCGCGCGGACGCGGAGTTTAAAATTTTACGCGAGGATCCCAAAGCCTATCCGATAACATTCGCCGATACCAAAATGGCGTTTAAAGATCTAAGCGAAGAGGTTATTTCTAAAGGCATGGCAAGCGGCAAGCTAGTGGGCGAATGCGCGAGCCTAGATGAGATCGCTAGTAAATACAGCGTGCCTGCAGATGCCTTAAAAGAGAGCGTCAAAAAATACAACGAAGGCGTTAAAGCTAAAAAAGACGAGTTCGGCAAACAAGAAAGCGCACTTAGCCAGATCAACGAAGCGGGACCTTTCTACGTCATCCGCCTCTCGCCGAAGCCTCACCACACTATGGGCGGCCTAAAAATCAATACCAAAGCCGAGGTCTTATCATCTAAGACGAATAAACCGATCCCTGGGCTTTGGGCTGCGGGCGAGATCACCGGCGGTACGCACGGCGCGAGCAGACTCGGTACGGTTGCGATAACCGACTGCATAGTTTTCGGAATGATCGCTGGCGAGCAGATCGCCTAATTTGGTCTGAGCGCAAGCTCTTTAAAGCCTTGCCGGTAGCGAAAGCGGGCCCGGTAAGGCACTTCTACAAAAGGTTGTAAATGAAAAATTTCAGTTTTACGGCGCTGTTTCTGTGCTGTATCATCGCGACTTTGTTCGGCGCGCCGAGCGCTAATGACGCCAACGCCACGAACATAGTCGTTTCAGATGAGCTTCGGGCAAAATACAAAATCAAACCTCATCACGAGCATTTGGCGTTTGACTGCGTTGATTGCCACGTAAATCAAGGAAGCGATCCGTCTAAATTTAAAAGTATCGGCGACAAGGGCTGTATCAGCTGCCACGGCGACAAAAAGCAGCTCGCTTTGAGGCTTAAATTTATGGATACGCTTAAGGCTAATCCGCATAACTCCGTCCACGACGGTCCTACGCTATACTGCGACGAATGCCACAACGAGCACAAGGCATCTACGAATATGTGTACCGAATGCCACGAGCACGAAGTGCCGCAATGGATGGGGGTGACGCCATGAGAATTTCTAAAAAATTACTAGCGCTTATCATCTTAATAAGCGGTATTATAGGGTTTTTCGTCGTCGTGCCGGTGCACTATGCGCTTGAGAAAACGAGCACCGATAAATTCTGCGACGTCTGCCACGAGATGGATCCGATGGTGATCGCCTATCAAGAGGACGTCCACTCGGGCAAGGGCAAAACGGGTATCAAAGCTCAATGCGTCGATTGCCACCTACCGCACGACAATATCGTAAAATACGTCTATCAAAAGGCCAAAAACGGCGTGTTGGAGGGCTACTCGCACTTCTTTGACGAGCCTGAAAAATACGACTGGAGCGCAAGGCGCAAAAACCGCGAGCACTATGTGTTTGACAACGGCTGCACGAGCTGCCACGCCACCGTGATCGACAGCAAGATCACCTCCGAGCAGGCGCAACGCATGCACGCGCACTACAAAAAGCTCCTAGGCACCGAGCGCGAGCTAAAATGCGCGAGCTGCCACGTAAGCGCGGGACACGGTATCGGGCTTCGCAACTACCTAGAGTACTGGCGACCGACGTATAAAATTTACGAAAAGAAGATGATGCAGGAGAAGATCAAGGCGAAGAAGGAATTTTTCGGCGACGAGTATAAACCGAGCGCCGAAGAGCAGGCCTTTATGGACGCTTCTAGCGCGAAGAAATAACGCCGCTTGAAATCCTAGAATTTCTAAATTTCAAAATTCCGCCGAGGTTTAGCTGAGACCTTGACGAAATTTTTGAAATTTTGGCGAGGTTTTTGTGAAGTTTTTATTAAATTTGATCGACTTTTAGATTTGAAATTTCCTCGAATTCTCGATTTAAAATTTCATCTATCAGACTATATTAAACTAACTACTCACAACTTAAGTTTATACGCTTCTTACTCGCCAGCTCGTAAACGAAAAGTATCGACAAAAAACCCTTACAATTGCATCTCTATGAGCCTTACTATAGTGCTAACTTGATTTCATACTCACGATACATTTATGAGAGCATAAGGCTAGCATAAATTATCGAGGGTATAATCGAATTAAAATTTTAGGAGGAAGCGATGGCGTTTGTTGCGGAATATATTTCTAAAGAGGACTTGAAGAAATATGATATTGTAAATATTATAAATACATGCTGCCGCAAATATAATGAAGAAGAATATTCGGATTATTTAATTGATCAACTCTACTGGGTGATTGATAGGCAAAGAGACATTTGGCTAATATCCGTCGTTAATTTGCATTTGCCAGATCATAGAGATGGATGGAGCGGGGAACGGATCTGGGTTTTACACTATGATGATCAAGATATTGAGCTTGATTTAAGAGATATAAATAATAAAAATACTAGCACGAAAATTACGGACAACCCTTTTAAAATCTTATATGAATTAAAGTCTATAAAAACCCATACTTATGGTATATCAAGGGATGAAATAGTTAAAATTTTAAAAGACGCATTAGAAGAGTATAGAGGCGGTGCAAGTTTAAATAAATTTGTCCCGAAAGAAAATATTCAAGTAACTTTCGTATCAAAAGATTTAAAACGCTAGAAAGGTATATTTCTTGTAATTGTAAGGAAATCTCTAAAATTTTTATAAATTTAAAATTCCTATAAAGCGCGCAGAACAAAATCCTCGTCAAAATTTCAACGCCCAAGCTTTAATTAAATTTCGGTATGTCAAAGCTCTGCGGCAAAATTTTAGATAAATTTCACCTCCGTTTCATTTAAAATTCAAGAGCATGTTTAAATTTAAGGAGTTTGGATGAAACATTTATCAAGCGCGAGCTCGCTTGATGATACGGATGAGAAAGAATAAATTTTTAGGGTTTAAACGCTCTTTTTTGCGTCATATACGAGGCAAAATAATGCAAATGAGAAAGAGCGGAAAATTCTCCGCTCTTTAAAATTTTAGTTGCCGCTTAGATCAAATTTATACGCAGCCTGCAACCATATCTCGTTCTCGTCGAACTTTCTATTTACGCCGCTAGCGTAGTGGTCGCTTCTCTCAAGCGCAGTGTAAGTTACACCCAAGCTTAGCCCCTTAACAGCCTTAGGAGCGTAGTTTGCCGTTACCGCCCAGCCCTCTACGTCCATGCTGGTGCCGACCTTTTGGCCCGCAGCCCCGCTAGCATTGATATTATTCGTGCCGCCTACTCTGTCTTGATCGCCTTTTACGTAGTGTAGCGCGGTTTTGAAGCCGTCCAGACCGATAGCACCGAAGTTGTAATCAAGCACGACCTTATGCGTATCCATACCCGCGTATCCCGTGAATACGAACGGACCTCTAATAGGCAGAGCGGTGTATGATCCCGGGCCGTTGCCTACGCCCAAAATAACGGCATCATCGTCGCTAACGGTCGTATAGGCATACGATAGACCGAATCCGAAAAACTCGCTAACCGAGACTCTTGCGCCGAACATATCGCCGTCAAGCCTTCTTGGCTCCAGCCCTCCGTCTACGCGCGAGCCTTTGTAGTTAAGATCAAATCCCAGCTTTAAAACCTCGCCTACCGGTACTTTTACATTCGCCTCGGCAAGATACAGGCTAATGTCGCCGTCTTTTAATGCGTTAGCGGGTTTTACGTCCGTTACCGCTGCGTAAGCGCCAGTTAAAGTAGTATAAGGCAAGGATTTATTTTGAACGTATGCGGAGAAGATATTTTCAAATTTTACGGCGACCGGACCGGTCATATTACCCAGAATCACCCTATCTTTAAATAAAGGAGCCTTTCCTTCGCCTGCTGGAGCGCCCATAGCGGTTTTGCTCCTGCCTTGGAATTTATAAAACCATCCGCCCCACAATGTAGTATCGGGGATATCTTTATTAGATATCGCTACGCCCTCGAAAGCCTCTTTAAACGCCCTCGTATAGTTGCCAGCAACGAGCGGAGTAACGACATATTGTCTACCCACCTTTATATCGGTATTTCCTATGCCGTATCCTAGGTATAATTCCGATAATACCGCACCTTTAGTATACCACTCCTTATCGTAGGCGATCTTATTGCTTGAGCCTACATGATACGGCATCAACCAGCCCTGTCCGGTAAGCCCTATTCTAAAGCCGTAAAGAGGATCGGTAACGTATCCGAGCTCAAGACCCACGCCGAATGCCTCGTAGTCGTTATCGCCCGTAGCGGCCTCGCCTCTATTATCTACGGTTTTATTGGCGTAAGTGGTCTTTACCGTTCCGCCAAGCTTACCGTTAGCGATCGCCTCGGCTACGCTATCCGCCGCGCTTAACGAGGACACCGCACATGCGAAAACCGCCGCAGCTAAACTTAGTTTGATGAGTTTCATTCGAAATCCCCTTTCATAAAGATTTACAAATATTTATAAAATGAATTATATCAAACAATCTCGCTGTTTGCGATAAAAAAAGGGGAAATTTAAAATAAAATTACGCAACTTCGTAAAGATTAAATTAATGAATAGTGAAATTTATCGCCCGATTTATGATTTTATGATTTGACGAATATTTTCGGCTTGCGCCCCGACCTCGACTCGCGGATAAAAGCGATCAAAATTTCAAAATTTTCAAAACGCCAAACCGAGCCGCCGGATAGAATTTTACCGAAATCAAAGGGTGAAATTTCGCCGCTTTTAAATTTTAAAATTTAAAAAGCTCGTGAAGTTTGCCTGCAGAAATTTCTCTTTAAATTTAAAACGCGGCTACATAGATATATGCAGCCGCGCGGAATTTGGGTAGCGGATCGAAGCTCTAAATTTAGATAATTTACAGAGCCTTTGCGATCAGCTCGTTTACGTTTTTAATAAACCCGCTCGGATTTTCAAGCTCCTGCCCCTCGCTAAGGCGCGCCAGATCGTAGATTATTTCAGACACTTGCGGCAGCATCAGCTTATCGGCCTGCAGCTTTTTGATGATCTCGTGATCTGCATTGATCTCCAAAATCGGCTTTATTGGCGGTAGATTGCGGCCTCCCATCTGCTTAAGCAGCTGCTGCGTCGCAAAATCGGGATCGTTCTCGTCAAAAACAAGGCAGGAAAGCGAGCCGCTTAGACGCGATGAAATTTTAACGTCCTTGACGCGTTCGCCTAAAATTTCTTTGATCTTCGCGGCGATCTCTTTGGCTTGCGGCGTCGCGGCATCGTCGCTCGCAGCTTCTTGCTTGATCGAAGTTGCGTTTTTAACCGGCGTCTTATCAAACTCAAAAACGCCCGGCATCACGATCGTATCGATCTCATCGTCGCAGAGCAACACCTCCGTTCCTTCGGCGTTAAATTTCTCGATCAGAGGCGAGCTTTTAAGCATCGCAGCGCTGTTTCCCGCGATACAATAGATCTCTTTTTGCTCCGCGCCCATTTTTTCCTTATACTCGCTAAGCGTGATGAGGCCGTCTCGCAGATTTGATTTGAAAAGACAAAGCTTTAAAATTTCCTCTTTGTTTGCGCCGAAGCCGTAAAGCCCCTCTTTCAAAACCTTGCCGAATAATTCGTAAAATTTTATGTATTTTTCGCGATCGTTCTGCAAAAGCTTTTCTAGCTCGGATAGAATTTTTTTGACGCTCTGTTCGCGAACGTAGGCTAGAATTCGATTTTCTTGTAAAATTTCGCGGCTTACGTTTAACGGCAGATCCTCGACGTCCATTATGCCGCGCACGAAGCGCAGATAGCTAGGCAGCAGCTCTTTGGCGTCGTCGGTGATGAAAACGCGCTTGACGTAGAGCTTCACGCCGCTTTGATAATCGACGCGGTATAGATCGAAAGGCTCGCTGCTCGGCACGTAAAAAAGCGTCGTGTATTCGTGCGTGCCCTCGGCCTTGGTGTGGATGTAAAACAGTGGATCGCCGCTGTCGTGGCTGATCTGCTTGTAAAATTCATTGTAATCGCTCGGCTTTAGGCTGCTTTTTGGTAGCTGCCAAAGCGCGCTCGCGCGGTTGATCTGGACGTTTTTAACCTCGCTATGTCCCTGCTCGCCCTCTTTTTGCGCAGGAACGTATTCTTCCTTATCCATAAAGATCGGATAGGGGATGTGGTTTGAGTATTTTTTGATGATGCCTTCCAGCCTATATTCGTCCAAAAACTCCTCATCTTTCATATGCAGGATTATCGTCGTGCCAAAGCTCTCTTTCTGCGCCTTTTCGACTATGTAGTTGCTCGCGTCGCTGCTCCATTTATAGCCGTCCTGCGAGAGCGGCTTGCGGCTGATCACCTCGATACGATCCGCTACCATAAACGCCGAATAAAACCCGACGCCGAACTGCCCGATGAGGTTGCTATCTTTCGCCGCATCGCCGCTAAGGCTCGCCATAAAGCCCTTCGTGCCGCTGCGCGCAATAGTGCCTAGATTGCTCTCGAGCTCGGCCTCGTCCATGCCGATGCCGTTGTCGCCAATGCTTAGCGTTTTGGCCTCTTTGTCGATCTTTATATCGATGCGCGGCACATACGAAAGCGCCTTATATTCGTCGTTCGTAAGGCTTAGGTAGTTTAATTTATCCAGCGCGTCGCTCGCGTTTGAGATCAGCTCGCGCAGAAAAATCTCCTTGTTTGAATAAAGCGAATGGATCATCAAATTTAGCAGATCATTCACTTCGGTCTTAAATTTTTTCTTTGCCATTATGCGGTCCTTTTTGAAAATTTTGGCAGATTATATCATGGAGTGCTAATCTTGTCAAGAGTAGAATAAATAAACTTGATATGAATACTATCAAGTTTTGGAAATTTATGCACGTCCAAAGTGTATAAAATCTAAACCCGACTGCGGATTATACAGCGAGAACCGACCGATCATCATCGTATGTATAATCGCGGTTTTTATAGCGATAAAAGCGCCTTTTCGCACAGAAATTTTGAACGAAACCCAAATTCCTATCAATCAAGCAAACGAAGACGCAAATAAAAATCCTAAAGAAATTTCTATTCGCACCAAAGACGGCACTTTAAAAATGAAAAATCCCGTAAGATTTCGCGAAGATTGCGACGGCGGGGATGGCGATGCCTGTGCCGTACTTTCGAGCCTATTGCTACTAAATGGCGAAATTTCGCAAGAAGGCGCCAAAGATCTACTTAAAAAAGGCTGCTACGAGCTTAACGGCGGCGAAAGCTGCACGAGACTCGCAGGCTACGAGGATAGAGATTCACAAGAGGGCAGAAAATTGTACAAAAAAGCATGCAAGCTCGGTAACGGCGAAGGCTGCTTCATGTTCGGTTACGTCGCGTATTTTGATGATGACGACAAAGAAACGGGTACGCGATACTTTGAGCGATCGTGTGAGTTGCGATTTGCGGAGGCATGCTATTTTCTAGTAGGAATTTATTCAAATGATCCGGCAAAATCGCAAAGATATCAGGCTCTGTTTGAAAAATATCAACAAGA contains:
- a CDS encoding flavocytochrome c, whose translation is MQRRDILKMGMVGAGALALSAVNAQASAVDAKDVKFDEEWDVIIIGSGFAGLAAGLKAAEKGNKVLILEKMGRIGGNSVINGGGMSVPMNPVQEKTGVKDSKELFMNDCLKAGLGINHPELLSTLADRGLDAFKFLVDSGVQFKMDHCAHFGGHSVARSMLTTNDSGSGYIQPMLEKFEALKDKGCELRRRAKFDDFVMDGDRVAGVVIREEYKFDPNLYSDDLENTSGTKKTLKAKKGVVLAAGGFCRDKIFRKLQDPRIPDDVDSTNHAGATAGVLLKAFEIGAYPVQVDWIQFGPWASPDEKGFGTAPILTQQGTFKYGIAVDVRNGKRFMNELADRKTRADAEFKILREDPKAYPITFADTKMAFKDLSEEVISKGMASGKLVGECASLDEIASKYSVPADALKESVKKYNEGVKAKKDEFGKQESALSQINEAGPFYVIRLSPKPHHTMGGLKINTKAEVLSSKTNKPIPGLWAAGEITGGTHGASRLGTVAITDCIVFGMIAGEQIA
- a CDS encoding cytochrome c3 family protein; this translates as MKNFSFTALFLCCIIATLFGAPSANDANATNIVVSDELRAKYKIKPHHEHLAFDCVDCHVNQGSDPSKFKSIGDKGCISCHGDKKQLALRLKFMDTLKANPHNSVHDGPTLYCDECHNEHKASTNMCTECHEHEVPQWMGVTP
- a CDS encoding NapC/NirT family cytochrome c; protein product: MRISKKLLALIILISGIIGFFVVVPVHYALEKTSTDKFCDVCHEMDPMVIAYQEDVHSGKGKTGIKAQCVDCHLPHDNIVKYVYQKAKNGVLEGYSHFFDEPEKYDWSARRKNREHYVFDNGCTSCHATVIDSKITSEQAQRMHAHYKKLLGTERELKCASCHVSAGHGIGLRNYLEYWRPTYKIYEKKMMQEKIKAKKEFFGDEYKPSAEEQAFMDASSAKK
- a CDS encoding OprD family outer membrane porin, whose translation is MKLIKLSLAAAVFACAVSSLSAADSVAEAIANGKLGGTVKTTYANKTVDNRGEAATGDNDYEAFGVGLELGYVTDPLYGFRIGLTGQGWLMPYHVGSSNKIAYDKEWYTKGAVLSELYLGYGIGNTDIKVGRQYVVTPLVAGNYTRAFKEAFEGVAISNKDIPDTTLWGGWFYKFQGRSKTAMGAPAGEGKAPLFKDRVILGNMTGPVAVKFENIFSAYVQNKSLPYTTLTGAYAAVTDVKPANALKDGDISLYLAEANVKVPVGEVLKLGFDLNYKGSRVDGGLEPRRLDGDMFGARVSVSEFFGFGLSYAYTTVSDDDAVILGVGNGPGSYTALPIRGPFVFTGYAGMDTHKVVLDYNFGAIGLDGFKTALHYVKGDQDRVGGTNNINASGAAGQKVGTSMDVEGWAVTANYAPKAVKGLSLGVTYTALERSDHYASGVNRKFDENEIWLQAAYKFDLSGN
- the htpG gene encoding molecular chaperone HtpG, with translation MAKKKFKTEVNDLLNLMIHSLYSNKEIFLRELISNASDALDKLNYLSLTNDEYKALSYVPRIDIKIDKEAKTLSIGDNGIGMDEAELESNLGTIARSGTKGFMASLSGDAAKDSNLIGQFGVGFYSAFMVADRIEVISRKPLSQDGYKWSSDASNYIVEKAQKESFGTTIILHMKDEEFLDEYRLEGIIKKYSNHIPYPIFMDKEEYVPAQKEGEQGHSEVKNVQINRASALWQLPKSSLKPSDYNEFYKQISHDSGDPLFYIHTKAEGTHEYTTLFYVPSSEPFDLYRVDYQSGVKLYVKRVFITDDAKELLPSYLRFVRGIMDVEDLPLNVSREILQENRILAYVREQSVKKILSELEKLLQNDREKYIKFYELFGKVLKEGLYGFGANKEEILKLCLFKSNLRDGLITLSEYKEKMGAEQKEIYCIAGNSAAMLKSSPLIEKFNAEGTEVLLCDDEIDTIVMPGVFEFDKTPVKNATSIKQEAASDDAATPQAKEIAAKIKEILGERVKDVKISSRLSGSLSCLVFDENDPDFATQQLLKQMGGRNLPPIKPILEINADHEIIKKLQADKLMLPQVSEIIYDLARLSEGQELENPSGFIKNVNELIAKAL